A DNA window from Ipomoea triloba cultivar NCNSP0323 chromosome 10, ASM357664v1 contains the following coding sequences:
- the LOC116033168 gene encoding uncharacterized protein LOC116033168, protein MAEQVPNPPLTLEQKIDALTFTMDGLLTRITNLEQRSQQVQRPHTDERQLPPIGRVDPRCQRIQQPNEELGTLNLKFLTSLGIVQGSMSVDEYHRTINILLEQGGIHEEERYDTLDDALYAARESEAKIKEMKIYNPNNGTSRWNNTRSTPQRRDERPLPRDDSRDKGKETVNEAMRPQRDRELICYRCNGRGHLARDCPNKRIVNITKQFEKFASCLEYESEDEVCDNFETPNEHVEEEPSLPLDFDSEYADSEYVHTLVVKKVLSVHPLKEDESQRENIFYAKGSIRGNACTVIIDSGSCTNVASVAMVKFLQLPLLDHPNPYRLQWLTDVGEVRVTKQALIPLSINIYSDEILCDIVPMQAAHVLLGRPWQFDRKINFDGMTNTYMFHMDGARYVLSPLAPKQVEEILSKSRKVSREAKSVPSSPCQKSKPPPPPISLSTSFSSPKPAKETPHQPSLFATKNEIKKAIRRGDTFHLLFIHKLTSDFDSSLLLHSESCIRNASIDELLADFSDLFPKEMPKGLPPLRGIEHQIDFVLPPLRGIEHQIDFVPPPLRGIEHQIDFVPGSTLPNRPQIDFVPGSTLPNRPAYKTIPGSTLPNRPAYKTSPIKAREIQKQVEELLEMGHIRESLSPFPIPRLDDMLDEHRFPIPRLDDMLDELHGAKYFSKVDLKRGYHQIRMKEGDEWKTAFKTKHGLYDEWKTAFKTKHGLYQCKSQEKHLKHLRLVFLELRAAQLYANLEKCSFMSESVEFLGFHVSIEGVTMDSKKVEAITSWPTPTNKLTTAPVLVLPCFDKTFELECDASGIGIGAVLMQDKRPIAYFSEKLGGTTLNYPTYDKELYAIIRALETWQHYLWFKDFILHTDHEALKHLKGQGKLNKIHAKWLEFIKAFPYKIAYKKGTENKVADALSRRYTLLATLHAKFLGFDFIKSLYASDTENRVCIPNCSLRVSLISESHGGGLMGHFGISKTYDALHEHFYWPRLKKDVETFVNNCTTCHHAKSKSLPQGLYTPLSVLSGPWLDISMDFVLGLPMSSKRKDSIFVVVDRFSKMARFIACTKTDDATHIANLFFAEIVKLHGIPKTIVSDRDTKFLSHFWRVLWAKIGTKLLFSTTCHPPTDGQTEVVNRTLSQVEFASR, encoded by the exons ATGGCTGAACAAGTTCCAAACCCACCCCTAACATTAGAACAAAAAATAGATGCTCTAACCTTCACCATGGACGGGTTACTCACACGAATAACTAATTTGGAACAACGCTCACAGCAAGTGCAACGACCACACACTGATGAGCGACAATTGCCACCAATAGGGAGAGTGGATCCTAGATGTCAAAGGATTCAACAACCTAATGAGGAGTTAGGAACATTAAACTTGAAATTCCTGACTTCTCTG GGAATTGTGCAAGGATCCATGTCAGTTGATGAGTACCACCGAACTATCAATATTTTACTTGAACAAGGGGGCATACATGAGGAAGAG AGATATGACACCCTTGATGATGCCTTGTATGCTGCACGTGAATCTGAAGCAAAAATCAAAGAGATGAAGATTTACAATCCCAACAATGGTACATCAAGATGGAACAACACTCGTTCTACCCCTCAAAGGCGTGATGAGCGTCCTCTCCCAAGAGATGATTCGCGAGACAAAGGTAAAGAAACGGTAAATGAGGCAATGAGACCTCAACGTGATAgagaattgatttgttatagaTGTAACGGAAGAGGTCACTTGGCTCGTGATTGCCCTAACAAGAGGATAGTTAATATAACCAAACAATTTGAAAAATTTGCTTCTTGCCTTGAATATGAGTCTGAGGATGAAGTTTGTGACAATTTTGAAACCCCCAATGAACATGTTGAGGAGGAACCATCCTTACCTCTAGATTTTGATTCTGAATATGCTGATAGTGAGTATGTTCATACTCTTGTTGTTAAGAAGGTCTTGAGTGTTCACCCCTTAAAAGAAGATGAGTCCCAAAGAGAAAATATCTTTTATGCTAAAGGGTCAATTAGAGGGAATGCTTGTACTGTGATAATAGATTCTGGAAGTTGCACAAATGTGGCTAGTGTAGCTATGGTTAAATTTCTTCAATTACCTTTGCTTGATCACCCGAATCCTTATCGTTTGCAATGGTTAACCGATGTAGGAGAAGTTAGAGTAACCAAACAGGctcttattcctttatctaTTAACATTTACTCGGATGAAATTTTGTGTGATATTGTCCCAATGCAGGCTGCTCATGTGTTGTTAGGTCGACCGTGGCAATTTGATAGAAAAATCAACTTTGATGGAATGACGAACACTTATATGTTTCACATGGATGGAGCTAGATATGTCTTATCTCCTTTGGCTCCTAAACAGGTGGAAGAAATACTATCGAAATCAAGGAAGGTGTCAAGAGAGGCGAAATCAGTTCCATCTTCCCCCTGTCAAAAATCGAAGCCCCCACCTCCTCCAATCTCCCTTTCCACGTCATTTTCATCTCCAAAACCAGCAAAGGAAACACCACATCAACCCTCtctttttgcaacaaaaaatgAGATTAAGAAGGCAATAAGAAGGGGAGATACGTTTCACTTACTTTTCATTCATAAGCTTACCTCTGATTTTGATTCTTCTCTTTTGTTACACTCTGAATCATGTATTCGTAATGCCTCTATTGATGAATTGCTTGCTGATTTTTCAGATTTATTCCCTAAAGAGATGCCAAAAGGATTGCCACCACTTAGAGGTATTGAGCATCAAATCGACTTTGTATTGCCACCACTTAGAGGTATTGAGCATCAAATCGACTTTGTCCCCCCACCACTTAGAGGTATTGAGCATCAAATCGACTTTGTCCCCGGATCTACTTTGCCAAACCGACCTCAAATCGACTTTGTCCCCGGATCTACTTTGCCAAACCGACCAGCTTACAAAACCATCCCCGGATCTACTTTGCCAAACCGACCAGCTTACAAAACCAGTCCCATAAAAGCAAGGGAGATCCAGAAACAGGTTGAAGAGCTTCTTGAGATGGGCCATATTCGAGAAAGCTTGAGTCC ATTTCCCATTCCTCGACTTGATGATATGCTTGATGAACATAGATTTCCCATTCCTCGACTTGATGATATGCTTGATGAACTGCATGGAGCTAAGTACTTTAGCAAAGTGGATTTGAAACGAGGATATCATCAAATCAGGATGAAAGAAGGTGATGAGTGGAAAACTGCCTTCAAAACAAAGCATGGTTTATATGATGAGTGGAAAACTGCCTTCAAAACAAAGCATGGTTTATATCAGTG CAAGTCACAAGAAAAACACTTGAAACACCTTCGATTAGTCTTTCTTGAACTTAGGGCTGCACAGTTGTATGCCAATCTTGAGAAGTGTTCTTTTATGTCTGAGAGTGTTGAGTTTTTAGGATTTCATGTCAGTATAGAAGGTGTGACCATGGATTCAAAAAAGGTTGAAGCTATCACAAGTTGGCCAACGCCAACTAAT AAACTCACCACCGCTCCAGTTCTAGTTTTGCCTTGTTTTGATAAAACTTTTGAACTAGAATGTGATGCTTCTGGCATTGGAATCGGTGCTGTACTGATGCAGGATAAACGCCCCATTGCCTATTTTAGTGAGAAGTTGGGTGGCACAACACTAAACTATCCCACCTATGATAAAGAACTTTATGCCATTATAAGAGCCTTGGAAACATGGCAACATTATTTATGGTTTAAAGACTTTATTTTACACACTGATCATGAGGCCTTAAAACATTTGAAAGGCCAGGGTAAGTTGAATAAGATACATGCTAAATGGCTCGAGTTCATTAAAGCTTTTCCTTATAAAATTGCCTACAAGAAAGGTACGGAAAACAAAGTGGCTGATGCTTTATCTAGGAGATATACTTTACTTGCTACTTTACATGCTAAGTTTCTTGGTTTTGATTTCATTAAGTCTCTCTATGCTAGTGATACA GAAAATAGAGTGTGCATTCCTAATTGTTCCTTGCGTGTGAGTTTGATCTCTGAATCACATGGAGGTGGTCTTATGGGACACTTTGGTATCTCTAAAACTTATGATGCATTGCATGAACACTTCTATTGGCCTAGATTGAAAAAAGATGTTGAGACTTTTGTCAATAATTGTACTACATGTCACCATGCTAAGTCTAAATCACTTCCCCAGGGGCTTTACACACCACTCTCTGTTCTTAGTGGCCCATGGCTTGACATTTCAATGGATTTTGTTCTAGGGTTACCTATGAGTTCTAAGAGAAAAGATTCCATTTTTGTTGTAGTTGATCGTTTTAGTAAGATGGCCAGATTTATTGCTTGCACTAAAACTGATGATGCAACTCATATTGCTAATCTTTTCTTTGCTGAGATTGTCAAACTGCATGGCATCCCTAAGACTATTGTTTCTGATAGAGATACTAAATTTCTTAGCCACTTTTGGCGTGTTCTATGGGCTAAAATTGGGACTAAGTTGCTATTTTCTACTACTTGTCATCCTCCAACGGATGGACAAACAGAAGTCGTTAATAGAACCTTATCCCAAGTTGAGTTTGCCTCACGTTGA